The sequence below is a genomic window from Macaca fascicularis isolate 582-1 chromosome 3, T2T-MFA8v1.1.
GGATGCCGGTGATTTCCGGTAAGTGACCTCACAGTGACTCAAGCTACCACTTACTGTTGATTGTGATGAAATGCCAACTGAGGCACATGCCTTGGGAGCTAAGTGGTTGCTGCAGTTGACCACTATGAAGACTGGTGTGGGAAGGGTCCTTTTGGATGCACTTGAGcgggggtccccaacccctgagcCATGGAGCTGTAAGGAGCCAcacaacaggaggtgagtggtagTGAGTGagggaagcttcatctgtatttacagccactccccttTGCTCACATtcccgcctgagctccaccttctCTCaggtcagcagcagcattagattctcataggagcacgcaCCCTGTTGTGAACCGTGCATGCGAGGCATCTAGGTTTTGCTgtccctatgagaatctaatgcctaatgatctgtcACTTTCTCCCGTCACGctcagatgggaccatctagtcgcaggaaaacaagcttaacatgcccactgattctacattatggtgagttccATAATTACTTTCCTATATATCACAAtttaataatggaaataaagtacCTAATAAATGTAACATACTTGAATCTTTTGGCCCAGGTCTTGCCTCCCGGCAGCCTCtgcagcctctccaggccccaaACTTTCTCCAGTCGGCCTCTACAGACCAAGCTCATGACTCACAGTGGTCTATTTAGGCCCGTACCCTACCTCACAGCAGTCTCCGCGGATAAGGCTACTGCCTCACAACAGCCTCCACAGGCCCAGCTCCATCGTTACCACGGCCTCTTTAGAgccagcttctgcctcccagtctTCTCTCCAGGCCCAGAACTTTCTCAAGTCGACCTCACCAGACCTAGCTCCTGCCTCTCATTGCCCTCCCAAGGGCCAGCATTTGCCTCACGGCCACCTTCCGAGATCCAGCTCCTGTTTTACAGTGGCCTCATGAGGCCCATCTTCTGACTCCCGGCAGCCTGTACAGGCCCAGCTCCTGCCTTACAATGGCCTCTTTAGTCCCAGCTCCTGCCTCTTTGCAGGAGGCCCAAATGTCCTCAACTCCAGGCCACAAAATCCAGGCCCAAAATGTCCACAAGTCGGCCTCTGAAGGCCCTGCTCCTGCCTTTCGttggcctctccaggcccagctgctgTCCCCAGGTGACCTCTACAGGCTGCGCTTTTACTTCTGGCTGTGCCTGGAGGCCCAACTCCTGCCTCAGAACAAC
It includes:
- the LOC107129027 gene encoding uncharacterized protein; amino-acid sequence: MGPSSRRKTSLTCPLILHYGEFHNYFPIYHNLIMEIKYLINVTYLNLLAQVLPPGSLCSLSRPQTFSSRPLQTKLMTHSGLFRPVPYLTAVSADKATASQQPPQAQLHRYHGLFRASFCLPVFSPGPELSQVDLTRPSSCLSLPSQGPAFASRPPSEIQLLRPKCPQLQATKSRPKMSTSRPLKALLLPFVGLSRPSCCPQAHPLPPNGLDRPSSYVTMASPGPAFASRTCSPNKLLPASRPARWAQILPHTNLVRPSSCLTVACPGPGPAPRQAVRAQNFLKSASPVTAPAQHWPL